Proteins found in one Triticum aestivum cultivar Chinese Spring chromosome 4D, IWGSC CS RefSeq v2.1, whole genome shotgun sequence genomic segment:
- the LOC123098772 gene encoding pheophorbide a oxygenase, chloroplastic has translation MPVVAMPSASLPLLSPRHRPLLRPSTLPASRLGSGLLRPRRGRAGSTRLRVAAPTSVPGEAERAEEPTTSASTSPESPGEKFVWRDHWYPVSLVEDLDPRVPTPFQLLNRDLVIWNDPNSGEWVALDDRCPHRLAPLSEGRIDETGGLQCSYHGWSFDGSGACTRIPQAAPKGPEARAVRSPRACATKFPTLLSQGLLFVWPDENGWDKAKATKPPMLPKEFDDPAFSTVTIQRDLFYGYDTLMENVSDPSHIEFAHHKVTGRRDRAKPLPFKMESSGAWGYSGANTGNPRITATFEAPCYALNKIEIDTKLPIVGDQKWVIWICSFNIPMAPGKTRSIVCSARNFFQFTMPGKAWWQFVPRWYEHWTSNLVYDGDMIVLQGQEKVFLSASKESSADVNQQYTKLTFTPTQADRFVLAFRAWLRKFGNSQPDWYGSPSQDALPSTVLSKREMLDRYEQHTLKCSSCRGAHKAFQTLQKVFMGATVVFGATSGIPADVQLRILLGAGALVSAALAYVFYDRQKHFVFVDYVHADID, from the exons ATGCCGGTGGTGGCGATGCCGTccgcctccctccccctcctctccccgcgGCACCGGCCGCTGCTGCGCCCGTCGACCCTCCCGGCCTCCCGCCTCGGCAGCGGACTCCTCCGTCCACGCCgcggccgcgccgggagcacccgCCTCCGCGTGGCCGCGCCGACGTCGGTCCCCGGCGAGGCGGAGCGGGCGGAGGAGCCGACCACGAGCGCGAGCACCTCGCCTGAATCGCCGGGCGAGAAGTTCGTGTGGCGGGACCACTGGTACCCGGTCTCCCTCGTGGAGGACCTGGACCCGCGCGTGCCCACCCCGTTCCAGCTCCTCAACCGCGACCTCGTCATCTGGAACGACCCCAACTCCGGCGAGTGGGTCGCGCTCGACGACCGCTGCCCGCACCGCCTCGCCCCGCTCTCg GAGGGCAGGATCGACGAGACGGGTGGCCTGCAGTGCTCCTACCACGGCTGGTCCTTCGACGGCTCCGGCGCCTGCACCAGGATCCCGCAGGCGGCGCCCAAGGGGCCCGAGGCCCGGGCGGTGCGCTCGCCCAGGGCCTGCGCCACCAAGTTCCCCACCCTCCTCTCCCAGGGCCTGCTCTTCGTCTGGCCTGACGAGAATGGATGGGACAAGGCCAAGGCCACCAAGCCTCCAAT GCTGCCGAAGGAGTTCGATGACCCGGCCTTCTCCACCGTGACGATCCAGAGGGACCTCTTCTATGGGTATGACACGTTGATGGAGAACGTCTCTGATCCCTCGCATATAGAATTTGCTCACCACAAG GTCACTGGACGAAGAGATAGAGCCAAGCCTTTGCCATTTAAAATGGAATCAAGTGGCGCATGGGGATATTCAGGGGCAAATACCGGCAATCCTCGCATCACTGCAACTTTCGAGGCCCCTTGCTATGCACTGAACAA AATAGAGATTGACACCAAATTACCGATTGTGGGAGATCAGAAATGGGTCATATGGATTTGCTCCTTCAACATTCCAATGGCCCCAGGGAAAACTCGTTCTATTGTCTGTAGTGCTCGAAACTTTTTCCAGTTTACAATGCCAGGAAAGGCATGGTGGCAG TTTGTCCCTCGATGGTACGAACATTGGACCTCAAATTTGGTCTACGACGGCGATATGATCGTGCTTCAAGGCCAAGAGAAGGTTTTCCTGTCTGCATCCAAGGAGTCGTCTGCAGATGTTAATCAGCAGTACACAAAGCTCACATTCACACCCACACAGGCCGACCGATTTGTTTTAGCATTCCGGGCATGGCTACGGAAATTCGGAAATAGCCAGCCTGACTGGTATGGAAGTCCTAGCCAAGATGCATTGCCTTCTACGGTCCTTTCAAAGCGAGAG ATGCTAGACAGATACGAGCAGCACACGCTGAAATGCTCGTCCTGCAGAGGAGCGCACAAGGCCTTTCAGACTTTGCAGAAGGTGTTCATGGGGGCGACGGTGGTGTTTGGCGCGACATCCGGGATCCCTGCGGATGTTCAGCTCAGAATATTGCTCGGTGCCGGTGCTCTGGTCAGCGCCGCTCTGGCCTATGTCTTCTACGACCGCCAGAAGCATTTCGTGTTTGTGGACTACGTGCACGCTGACATTGATTGA
- the LOC123097094 gene encoding protein NONRESPONDING TO OXYLIPINS 2, mitochondrial-like — protein MLLLFRNRAAASAARSALRPAPLAGRSLGSALPSRSPVPAARVIRRAAALETLLPLHTAVASARLRSCIAVDSACWSPLSLGRPLSTC, from the exons ATGCTGCTGCTATTCAGA AACCGTGCCGCTGCTTCCGCCGCGAGATCGGCCCTCCGCCCGGCGCCGCTCGCCGGCCGCAGCCTCGGCTCGGCCCTGCCGTCTCGCTCCCCCGTACCGGCCGCCCGTGTCATCCGCAG ggcggcggcgctggagacGCTGCTGCCCCTGCACACGGCGGTGGCCTCGGCGCGCCTCAGGTCCTGCATCGCCGTCGACTCCGCCTGCTGGAGCCCGCTCTCCCTAGGCCGACCACTGAGTACGTGCTGA
- the LOC123098773 gene encoding pentatricopeptide repeat-containing protein At1g76280, producing the protein MSPLRQAGRRAAPLVPPPAAPSVSRSQNQQCLPPWDEPFFPPSRHRCLPLLWAGVRARMISTSLEHHDFTWKTSMASRFMQTDIVNALRKGDRQRASIMLSNLQQTKEALTSEDFSYILEYCAEAPDPLFVMETLELMNVKSIDISKSHYRSVTRALSQGGYSKEALKLLTLLGEKECSYAALPIFNIFLSACSTNLNDAESCLEIMENHLLGKSEITFCELLKVVVLQRNLSAVHDLWKDCTRYYSPSIVTQRKFVKAFSTLGDLQSAYRILQRMVVLAGERTDHLRVSSKRRCQSTRLDIPVPALHEVEDLKLVSDYDLTSSSQGKMGTEECLIDAQPELLRVETQSSKHEQLKGYVSFISDGDNLGDNSEPDNGRMPKTLSSAPIAVKNVLRWAFNDIIHACVYLDNCQLSEQLFLEMHKIGLRPSRFTYDGFIKCVIAGKGVAHAIKVIEVMDRRGIRPYDSTLVALSVDHSKSLQLDLAEHFLGRISDIQPEHIHAFNALLSGCDIMNEPERALRILAKMRRLDLKPHIWTYEIMFSLFGNVNVPYEEGNMLSHADVSKRISIIEMDMLNHEIRHSFVSMKNLIRAFGAEGMIDEMLRYLNVAENVLWNMDPYQKSDLYGIVLHALVKAKETPKAIRTFKIMRSWGLPTNTAIYNIMIECCKLLPCVKSAGALLSLMFRDGCCPTVVTFTSLLKVVLAKEDFEGALDLLDLCITEGIQPDIEIFNTILSEANAKGNIHVVEYIIECIHRAKIRPDESTLWYTFCAYVDQELYNTALEALQVLSMRMISLDASILKEKGAALEDLILSEDPDAELKIIRTFEATEECSAAALLNLRWCVTMGSTISWSPKDNLWARRLASSYDANKRPVS; encoded by the exons ATGTCGCCTCTCCGGCAGGcgggccgccgcgccgcccccctCGTTCCGCCGCCGGCAGCCCCGTCCGTGTCTCGTTCCCAGAACCAGCAATGTCTTCCTCCATGGGACGAACCATTCTTCCCTCCCAGTCGCCACCGCTGCCTGCCTCTCCTCTGGGCTGGCGTCAGGGCTCGGATGATTTCCACTTCTCTCG AGCATCATGATTTTACGTGGAAGACTAGTATGGCTTCGAGATTCATGCAAACCGATATTGTAAATGCTCTTCGTAAAGGTGATCGGCAGCGAGCATCCATtatgctctcgaatcttcaacaaACCAAAGAAGCATTAACTTCAGAAGATTTTTCTTATATACTGGAGTACTGTGCAGAAGCACCTGATCCTTTG TTTGTTATGGAGACATTGGAGCTCATGAATGTGAAGTCCATAGATATTAGTAAAAGCCATTACAGATCCGTCACTCGAGCACTCAGCCAAGGAGGGTATTCGAAGGAG GCACTTAAATTGCTCACTCTTCTAGGGGAAAAAGAATGCTCATACGCTGCTTTGCCGATTTTCAACATCTTTTTGAGTGCCTGTAGCACAAATCTGAATGATGCTGAGAGCTGTCTAGAGATAATGGAAAATCATCTTCTTGGGAAGTCTGAAATAACATTCTGTGAGCTTCTGAAG GTCGTAGTTTTGCAGAGAAATTTGTCTGCAGTTCATGATTTATGGAAGGACTGCACTAGGTATTACAGTCCAAGCATTGTGACTCAGAGGAAATTTGTGAAGGCTTTCTCTACACTAGGTGACCTTCAATCTGCATATCGTATCTTGCAGCGTATGGTAGTCCTTGCCGGAGAACGCACTGACCATCTGAGGGTATCTTCTAAAAGGAGATGCCAATCAACAAGATTAGACATTCCTGTACCTGCTTTGCATGAAGTAGAAGATCTCAAACTTGTATCGGACTATGATCTGACATCATCATCTCAAGGGAAGATGGGAACTGAAGAATGCTTGATTGATGCTCAGCCGGAGCTGTTACGGGTGGAAACTCAATCATCAAAACATGAGCAATTGAAGGGTTATGTGTCATTTATTTCTGATG GTGACAATCTTGGTGACAATTCTGAACCAGACAATGGGAGGATGCCAAAGACATTGAGTTCTGCACCCATTGCAGTGAAGAATGTTTTGCGATGGGCTTTCAATGATATCATACATGCATGCGTGTACCTTGACAACTGCCAGTTGTCTGAGCAATTATTTCTAGAG ATGCACAAGATTGGACTGCGACCATCAAGATTTACATATGATGGTTTTATCAAGTGTGTGATAGCCGGGAAAGGAGTTGCACATGCCATCAAAGTG ATCGAAGTGATGGATAGAAGAGGTATCAGGCCTTACGACAGTACACTCGTTGCGCTTTCCGTTGACCATAGCAAAAGCTTACAGTTGGATCTGGCTGAGCATTTCTTGGGAAGAATTTCAGATATACAACCGGAGCATATACATGCTTTTAATGCTTTGCTTTCTGGTTGTGACATTATG AATGAACCAGAAAGAGCTCTCCGCATACTAGCGAAAATGAGGCGCTTGGATTTGAAGCCACATATCTGGACCTATGAAATTATGTTTTCTCTGTTTGGCAATGTCAATGTTCCTTATGAAGAAGGAAATATGCTATCACACGCTGATGTTTCCAAAAGGATAAGCATAATTGAGATGGACATGTTAAACCATGAGATTCGACATAGTTTTGTGTCTATGAAGAACTTG ATACGAGCCTTTGGAGCCGAGGGAATGATAGATGAAATGCTGAGGTACTTGAATGTTGCTGAGAATGTTTTATGGAACATGGATCCTTATCAGAAGAGTGATCTCTACGGCATTGTGCTGCATGCTTTGGTTAAAGCAAAGGAA ACACCTAAGGCAATAAGGACCTTCAAGATCATGAGATCATGGGGTCTCCCAACCAATACTGCCATTTATAACATCATGATAGAGTGCTGCAAATTGTTGCCGTGTGTCAAATCAGCTGGAGCTTTGTTGTCCTTGATGTTCCGAGATGGCTGCTGTCCTACGGTTGTGACTTTCACATCTCTCCTGAAG GTTGTATTAGCAAAAGAGGATTTTGAGGGGGCACTGGATCTGCTGGACTTGTGCATAACTGAAGGAATTCAACCTGACATTGAGATTTTCAACACAATACTCTCAGAAGCGAATGCAAAA GGTAATATTCATGTTGTTGAATACATTATTGAGTGTATTCACAGAGCAAAGATTCGACCCGATGAATCAACGCTTTGGTACACATTTTGTGCCTACGTGGACCAAGAATTGTACAACACCGCCCTCGAGGCATTGCAAGTCCTCAGTATGAGAATGATATCCTTGGACGCGAGCATTCTCAAGGAGAAAGGAGCAGCTTTAGAGGATCTAATCCTCAGCGAAGATCCAGATGCTGAATTGAAGATCATTAGGACATTCGAAGCAACCGAAGAATGCAGCGCCGCAGCCTTACTGAACCTGAGGTGGTGCGTGACGATGGGTTCCACCATATCCTGGTCTCCCAAGGACAATCTCTGGGCGAGGAGGCTGGCATCGTCTTACGATGCTAACAAGAGACCCGTGTCATGA
- the LOC123098771 gene encoding cyclin-dependent kinases regulatory subunit 1: MGQIQYSEKYFDDTFEYRHVVLPPEVAKLLPKNRLLAENEWRALGVQQSRGWVHYAVHRPEPHIMLFRRPLNYQQQQDAAAAAAAQMMPK, translated from the exons ATGGGCCAGATCCAGTACTCCGAGAAGTACTTCGACGACACCTTCGAGTACAG GCACGTGGTCCTCCCGCCGGAAGTCGCCAAGCTCCTCCCCAAGAACCGCCTCCTCGCCGAG AACGAGTGGCGCGCGCTGGGCGTGCAGCAGAGCCGCGGGTGGGTGCACTACGCCGTCCACCGGCCGGAGCCGCACATCATGCTGTTCCGCCGCCCGCTCAACTACCAGCAGCAGCAGGACGCGGCTGCTGCCGCCGCGGCGCAGATGATGCCCAAGTGA